CACAGAGCGAACCGCCGGTACGGAACGGCAAGCCAAGGCGGCGGGCGAGCTGCGCCGCGCCGTAGGAGACGAGTGACGGCTCCGGCGTGCCGAAGGTCGGGGCGCCCGACTGCATCGAGATCGAGGCGGCGAAGGTGCCGAACAGCACCGGCGCGCCCTTGCGGATCAGCTGGGTGAACGAGGCACCGGCGAGCACTTCGGCCAGGATCTGCGTCAGCGTGCCGGCGACGGTCACCGGGCTCATCGCGCCGGAAAGAATGAAGGGCGAAAGCACGCAGGCCTGGTTATGGCGCGCATAGACCTTGAGGGCGCCCACCATCGTCTCGTCGAAGACCATCGGCGAATTGGCGTTGATGAGGTTCAGCGTGACGGTGTTGTTTTCGACGAAATCGTCGCCGAAGACGATCTTCGCCATGGCGATCGTGTCTTCCGCCCGCTCCGGCGCAGTCACCGAGCCCATGAAGGGTTTGTCGGAGTAGCGGATATGGCTGTAGACCATGTCCAGATGGCGCTTGTTGACCGGGATGTCGACCGGCTCGCAGACCGTGCCGCCCGACGAGTGAACGGACGGCGCCATGTAGGCGAGCTTCACGAAATTGCGGAAATCCTCGATCGTCGCATAGCGGCGGTTGCCGTCGAGGTCGCGCACGAAGGGCGGGCCGTAGACCGGCGCGAAAACCGTTGCCTTGCCGCCGATATGGGCGTTGCGCTCGGGGTTGCGCGCATGCCAGGTGAAGTTCGACGGCGCGGTTTTCAGAAGTTCGCGGCAGAGGCCCTTCGGGAAATGCACGCGCTGGCCGCGCACATCGGCGCCGGCCGCCTTCCAAAGCTCGAGCGCTTCAGCGTCGTCACGGAATTCGATGCCGATCTCCTCGAGAATGATGTCGGCATTGCGCTCGATAAGCTGCAGGCCTTCCTCGTCGAGGACCTCGTACTCGCGAATCTTGCGCTGGATATAGGGCAGAGACGGTCCCGGACCGCCGCCGGTGCGGGATGCACGGCGCGCTGCCGCTCCCCGGCCCTCGCCACGCGCACGGCGTCCGCCGCCTTCGACCGCGCCTTGTTCTGTAACGTCGCTCATTCGCTCATTCCTCTCCCGCCGCGTCCTCGCACGAAGGACGCGGCAACATTTCGGTGGGTGGGCGCATAATCCTTTCCGCAGGTCGAATCCAGTGGCGGCACCATGCGCCCGGCATGGATTTGGCCTAATGCTACCAAGCCGCCGGAGCGGTACGGGTCTCAATGCGCCAACAGGTGGCGCAACTTAGACACTCTTTCGGCGTGTCCGAGTTTGCCGTTGCGACAGCTACGCGACGGCCGCGCGCCCCGGCCATTCACCGAAGGATTGAGCAGTCGGTCGAACTAACATCTTGAACTGTTGCATAATTTTACCGACCCACCGATTCCGCGGCTGCCCAATATGCGGTAGGACTATAGAGTAGGACGACAGGAGGGCCGCGTCGTCGTTTTTCATCATGTGCGACGTCGCTTTCGAAAAGAGATTTTTAGGCGCCGCCCGCTAAGGATGAGACGACGCGTCCGGAGTGTGATCCGTGCCCCCCGCGCGAAACGGCTATGCCAGGAACCGAGGAACCCTACTATGGCAGACGATGAAATCATTCTCGAGGACCTTTCCGACGAGGAACTCGTGCAGCAGATGCATGACGACCTCTATGACGGTCTCAAGGAGGAAATCGAAGACGGAACGAACATCCTCCTCGAGCGGGGCTGGACGCCCTATGACATCCTGACCCAGGCACTCGTCGAAGGCATGCGCATCGTCGGCATCGACTTCCGCGACGGCATCCTGTTCGTGCCGGAAGTGCTGCTTTCCGCCAATGCGATGAAGGCGGGGATGACCATCCTGCGCCCGCTGCTCGCCGAGACCGGCGCGCCGAAGCTCGGCAAGATGGTGATCGGCACCGTCAAGGGCGACATTCACGACATCGGCAAGAACCTCGTCGGCATGATGATGGAGGGCGCCGGCTTCGACGTCGTCGACCTCGGCATCAACAATCCGGTCGAGAACTATCTGGAAGCGATCGAGCGCGAGCAGCCGGATATTCTCGGCATGTCGGCGCTGTTGACGACGACGATGCCCTACATGAAGGTTGTCATCGACACGATGAAGGAAAAGGGCCTGCGCGACGATTACGTCGTTCTCGTCGGCGGCGCGCCGCTCAACGAGGAATTCGGCAAGGCCGTCGGCGCCGACGCCTATTGCCGCGATGCGGCGGTTGCCGTGGAAACCGCGAAGGATTACATGAGGCGTAAGCACAACCAGCTTGCCGCCGGCTGATCCGTCTGACTTTGAAAAAGCCGGCTGCGCGGATGAAACCGACAGCCGGCTTTTTTGTTTGTTAGAAGGGGGCGCTAGCGCCCCCTTGCGCGACGACTGGTAAGACGCGCGGCATTGCTAGGCTCAATTGGCTGCACGGGCGACGTTCCGACCGGCCGATTCGGTGGCGTTCACGGCATTTGCGGTATCCCGCCCCATGCCGCGGATCGTGTTTGCGCAGGAACTCAGGGTTGCGAGCGCCAGGAGGATCGCGCCGATCGTCGCGAGAGATTTTGTTGTCATGACCATGATTCCTCTGGGTTGATGCAAGGTGGAATAAAGATGGAAAACGCAACGTCGGCAAGAGAACGTGCACAACCAAGGAAAGTTCACGTTATCGGCTGCGGTGCCATCGCGCGCGAAATTCTTGCGATCTGCGAGGCCAACAAGCTCCACCATATCGAGTTGAACTGTCTTCCCGCCATCTGGCACAACACGCCGGAAAAGATCGTACCCGGCCTTCGCGAAGCGATCGCCCGGGCCCGTGCCGACGGCTTTGAGCGCATCTTCATCGCCTATGCCGATTGCGGCACCGGCGGCCTCCTCGACCGGCTCTGCGAGGAAGAGGGCGTCGAGCGGATTCCCGGACCGCATTGCTACTCGTTCTTCGCGGGCAACGCCGATTTTGCCGCACGCTGGGACGACGATATTACTGCCTTCTTCCTCACCGATTTTCTCGCCCGCCAGTTCGAGGCCTTCGTCGTCGAGCCGCTCGGCCTCGATCGCCACCCGGAACTGCGAGACATGTATTTCGGCCACTATCGCAAGCTCATCTATCTGTCGCAGGTCGAAGACGAGTCTCTGCAAAAGAAGGCCCGTCAAGCCGCCGAATATCTCGGGCTCGAATATGAGTACCGCTTTACCGGTTATGGTGATCTCAGCCGATCGCTGATCGAAGCCTGATCGATACCTCGACCAAGGTCCGTGTGGAGGGTTTTTCACGCCGCGTCGGCGGTGCGAAAGGTTCCTCGCCATTGCCGCGATACGCCAGGCAGCGTCTGCTTAAGGCGACGGTAACGCCTGTGTCGGCATATCCGTTGCTGCGCCGCCGTCATCGCGTGCGAGCCCAGAACAGTCCTTGCCATCGTCATGTACCAATCGAATAGCGCCCTCTCGGAAAAAGAAGCAAAACCGGCAGCCTCGGCCGGCCGGCGCATCGTCGTGGTTACCGCGGGGGGCGACAATCCGAACATCATGATAAACGCGCTCGCCGCCCAATTTTCCGACATCGTCGTGCTGCAGGAGCAGCCGGAATCCAAGGCGCTTTTTGTCAGACGGCGTGCGCGAAAACTCGGATGGGCGATGGCCCTAGGGCAGCTAGGGACGATGGTCGCCTCACGTTTCGGCAAACGCTTCACACGCCGGCGGTCAGCCGAGATCCTGCACTCCTACGGCGTGTCTTGCGAGGCCAACTCCTCCGTGCCGGTGCACCACATTGTCTCGATAAACGACGCCGAAGGCCGGGCGCGGCTCACGGCGCTGCGGCCCGCTGTCGTCTTCCTCATCAGCTGCCGCATGCTGAAACCGGAAACGCTGGCTGCTATCCCCTGCCCGGTCCTGAACTTCCATGCCGGCATCAACCCGCAATATCGCGGTCTGATGGGTGGCTACTGGGCACTCGTAAATGGTGACCCGGAAAACTTCGGTGCGACCGTGCATCTGGTCGACGAAGGCGTCGATACCGGCGGCATCCTCTATCAGTCGCGACAAACGCCGACCCGTGCCGATACGATGCACACCTACCCGCTGCTTCAGACCGCGGCCTCGACGGCTATCGCGATCCGGGCGGTCGAAGACGCGCTCGCCGGGAACCTCCAGCCCGTCGCCGTCTCTCAGCCTTCCCGGCAATGGTATCATCCACCCGCCTGGACCTGGCTCTGGAACGGCATGCGACGCGGCATCTGGTAAGGCGAGGAAGAGAGACTGATGCAGCAGGACCGCTCCGAGCTCGTTCTCGACCCGACCGACCACTGGACCGTATGGGACAATATGACCGGTCTACCCGCGGTATTTGCGGACCAGATTCTAGCCGGGCTCACGGAATCCGAGGCGGAAGCAGCGCTCCGAGTCCTCGTCGCAATCGGGCCGGGTCGCGCGACGGCGGCCGAGGATGCGGCATAGTCGCTTCGACGTCGCCCGCTATCCTACTGAGCGGCAGTCAGGACGCGTTTGGTTGCGCTATCCACAGCATGGCCCGTCTGCGTACTATCCTGCCTGAAGCCGCGCGCAGTGTTTGCGCAGGATGTAAGCGCGAGAAGTGCGAGACACAGCATTGCGATCGCAGTCTTTGGCATCATGACCTCCGTCGGCACATCCGATGGAAATGATGCGCGTTTCTGCGAAATCAAGCGGCGCGGGTGTCTCGGGTGAGGGAATACTGGCGGCATGCCCTATGTCATACCCAATCTATGATTGGAGAACCATGATGACCCGCAAATCATCGATCGTCGCAGCCGCGATTGCCGTTTTGACGCTCGCGGGATGTATGACCAATCAAGCCAGCCGAAACACGAGCCCGCCTCCCGCAAGCGCTTCAAGCGGCTCCGGCGGTAGCAGCATGGGCGGCGACAGCCAAGGCAGTGGAGGTTCCGGTTACTGATCGGCATCCAAGCCGAAGCCCGCTCGCGGTGTGGCGAACGGGCTTAGAGAGCCTCAGTAATAGGGCGAGTAGCACTGTTGACGGGAACCGCCGTAGGGCTGGAAGGAATTGTCCCAGGCGCGATAAGACCGGTACTGATCGTAGCACCAGCTCACATGGCGCTGTGGCAACCGAGGCTCGGCATAGCGGGGCTCCGCGTAACGCGGCGGCGCGGCGATGGCGCCGCCGATGACAACGCCCGCCCCGAAGGCCGCCAGCGGATACCACCAGCCGTTGTCATGCCGGCGATATCCTTCCCGGCGATAGCGATAACCGCGATACCCATTGTAATAGCCGTAGCGATCGCCTTCCGCTTCACGCCAGGCCCGGCGGGGGCCACCACGGTGGTGCCACGGCTTGTGGTGAACCAGTTCTACGCTGGAGCCGGACTGCGGCGCCGACGGAACGGGCATGGCCTGTGCAGGTCCATAACTCGTGAAAGCCGTTGCGGCCGCGAGGAACAGGATACCAATCTTCTTCATCTCAACATCCGATCTGTTGCAATGCTACCTGTTTGCCGAATGTGACGTGAATGGAGGGTGAATGACCTTTTGCTGATATTCCGAGCTCGCTGCGTAGTCAGCGTCTCGACTCGACCTCCCGCGCAATATCGCCGCCAAAAGAGCGGCTTTCCCGGGCGTGTTTCGGCGTCTCGAATGTCAAACACGTCCGCTCAGGGAGCCGTGACGCATTTCGCTTGCGTGGAAACCGTGGAGCGTCGTTTTTTGACACATCCGACGTCGTGGCAAGGTGAGCCACGACGCATGGACATGCGCATTGTCCCCTCTTGAGGAGAACAGGAATCCCATGGCAGACCGCATCATCGTCTACTGGCGCGATATTCCCGCCCAGGTCATCATCAAACAGGGCCGCAAGAGCGCCAAGCGCGAACTTTCGCTGCGTTTCACCGAGGCGATCGACATGTGCGCCATGCGCACCGGCGCCGCCGAGACCGACGACTATCTCGCCGAATGGCGCAAGGCCGACCCTGTCCCTGTGTCAGACGATCTCGAGGCGGAGGCCGACACGGCGGCGGCCGAACTGGAGGCCGCCTACGACCGGGAGCGGCTCGTTGCACTCGTCAAGGCCGGAGGGCGGGAAAATGCCTGATCCAAAAGTCGTCACCGGCAACGCCCAGCCCGCCAAGAAGGCGGCGAGCGGGGCCTATACGCCGACAAACGTGTCGCCGAGCCGGCGCTCGCGCCACAAATATACGGTCCGGCTGTGGGCGGTGCGCCATTCACGCTTCCTCGAGTGGTTCTACAATCGCTTCGCCGACATGTTCCTGATGCTCCACCCGCTCTGGAACGCCATCGGCTACGGCCGCGTTGAGCGACCGGTGACTTTCGTCGAACGCCACGTCAAGGGATTCCTGTTCGACTGTCGCATGTGCGGTCAGTGCGCGCTGTCCTCGACCGGCATGTCCTGCCCGATGAACTGTCCGAAGCAGTTGCGGAACGGACCCTGCGGCGGCGTGCGCGCCAACGGCAACTGTGAAGTGGAACCGGACATGCCCTGCGTCTGGGTGCAGGCGTGGAAGGGTTCGCAGAACATGGAGAAGGGCAACGCGATCATGAACGTACAGAAGCCCGTCAACCAGTCGTTGCGGGAAACCTCGTCCTGGTTGCGGGTGACGGCCGAAGCCGCGGCAAGCGCAGCGGCGAGGAAGGAAGGCCAATGATGAGCCCCGACATCAACCCTTTCGACCCTAGCGCGCCGCTCGATCCCCTGCCCGGCCATTCCTCGCGCGGCCGGCTTGAGCGGGTGCTCCGCCGCAGCGAATTTGCCGTGACGGCCGAACTCAACCCGCCGGACAGCGCCAACCCGCAGGACGTCTACGAGCGGGCTGCGATCTTCGACGGCTGGGTCGACGGCATCAATGCCGTCGACGCTTCGGGCGCCAACTGCCACATGTCTTCGGTCGGCATCTGCGCGCTTCTGACCCGCATGGGCTACGCCCCGATCATGCAGATCGCCTGCCGCGACAAGAACCGCATCGCCATCCAGGGCGACGTGCTCGGCGCCTCGGCCATGGGGGTGCAGAACATCATGTGCCTGACCGGCGACGGCGTGCAGGCCGGCGACCAGCCGGGCGCCAAGCCCGTCTTCGATCTCGACTGCATGTCGCTGCTCGAGACCGTCAGGATCATGCGGGACAACTCGAAGTTCCTCTCGGGCCGCAAGCTCACGACGCCGCCGCACGTCTTCCTCGGCGCGGCAATCAACCCCTTTGCGCCGCCGTACGATTTCCGGCCCTACCGGCTGGCAAAGAAGATCGAAGCGGGCGCCCAGTTCGTCCAGAGCCAGTACTGCTTCGACGTGCCGATGTTCCGCGAATACATGAAGAAGGTGCGCGACCTCGGCCTGCACGAGAAATGCTTCATCCTCGTCGGCGTCGGGCCGATGGCTTCTGCCAAGACGGCGCGCTGGATCCGCTCCAACGTGCCGGGCATCCATATTCCGGATTCGGTCATCACGCGCCTTGAGGGCGCACAGGACCAGAAGAAGGAAGGCAAGCAGCTCTGCATCGACATCATCAACGAGGTGAAGGAGATAGAGGGCGTTTCGGGCGTTCACGTCATGGCCTATCGCCAGGAGGAGTATGTGGCGGAAATCGTCCACGAGTCCGGCGTCCTGAAGGGCCGCAAGCCGTGGAAGCACGAGGCGACGCCGACGGAAACGCTCGTCGCCGAGCGGCTTGGGCATCTGCGCGAAGGCATCGAGGAAAACCAGCAGCGCATGGCCGAGGCCGCGGCACACCATCCGCATTGAGACAAAGCCACCTTCGTGGCTTTTGCAGAGGAAAACCGGCGCTTCGGCTCGCCCCGCGCCTTACAAACACTGACGGGGCCTATTACATAGCCCCACGCTCCAGGATCAGAGGATCTTAT
This DNA window, taken from Sinorhizobium fredii NGR234, encodes the following:
- a CDS encoding trimethylamine methyltransferase family protein, with the translated sequence MSDVTEQGAVEGGGRRARGEGRGAAARRASRTGGGPGPSLPYIQRKIREYEVLDEEGLQLIERNADIILEEIGIEFRDDAEALELWKAAGADVRGQRVHFPKGLCRELLKTAPSNFTWHARNPERNAHIGGKATVFAPVYGPPFVRDLDGNRRYATIEDFRNFVKLAYMAPSVHSSGGTVCEPVDIPVNKRHLDMVYSHIRYSDKPFMGSVTAPERAEDTIAMAKIVFGDDFVENNTVTLNLINANSPMVFDETMVGALKVYARHNQACVLSPFILSGAMSPVTVAGTLTQILAEVLAGASFTQLIRKGAPVLFGTFAASISMQSGAPTFGTPEPSLVSYGAAQLARRLGLPFRTGGSLCGSKVPDAQAAHESANTINMTLLAGTNFVLHAAGWLEGGLVSSYEKFMIDQDQLGMMQKMAEGVDLSENAQALDAIREVGPGSHYLGCAHTQANFQTAFYRSPLADNNSFEQWEIEGEKRIEQRANALARSWLEHYEAPYLDPAIDEALKDYIAKRKDSMPDAFT
- a CDS encoding corrinoid protein, yielding MADDEIILEDLSDEELVQQMHDDLYDGLKEEIEDGTNILLERGWTPYDILTQALVEGMRIVGIDFRDGILFVPEVLLSANAMKAGMTILRPLLAETGAPKLGKMVIGTVKGDIHDIGKNLVGMMMEGAGFDVVDLGINNPVENYLEAIEREQPDILGMSALLTTTMPYMKVVIDTMKEKGLRDDYVVLVGGAPLNEEFGKAVGADAYCRDAAVAVETAKDYMRRKHNQLAAG
- a CDS encoding entericidin, translating into MTTKSLATIGAILLALATLSSCANTIRGMGRDTANAVNATESAGRNVARAAN
- a CDS encoding DUF1638 domain-containing protein, giving the protein MENATSARERAQPRKVHVIGCGAIAREILAICEANKLHHIELNCLPAIWHNTPEKIVPGLREAIARARADGFERIFIAYADCGTGGLLDRLCEEEGVERIPGPHCYSFFAGNADFAARWDDDITAFFLTDFLARQFEAFVVEPLGLDRHPELRDMYFGHYRKLIYLSQVEDESLQKKARQAAEYLGLEYEYRFTGYGDLSRSLIEA
- a CDS encoding formyl transferase; the encoded protein is MYQSNSALSEKEAKPAASAGRRIVVVTAGGDNPNIMINALAAQFSDIVVLQEQPESKALFVRRRARKLGWAMALGQLGTMVASRFGKRFTRRRSAEILHSYGVSCEANSSVPVHHIVSINDAEGRARLTALRPAVVFLISCRMLKPETLAAIPCPVLNFHAGINPQYRGLMGGYWALVNGDPENFGATVHLVDEGVDTGGILYQSRQTPTRADTMHTYPLLQTAASTAIAIRAVEDALAGNLQPVAVSQPSRQWYHPPAWTWLWNGMRRGIW
- a CDS encoding BA14K family protein, with amino-acid sequence MKKIGILFLAAATAFTSYGPAQAMPVPSAPQSGSSVELVHHKPWHHRGGPRRAWREAEGDRYGYYNGYRGYRYRREGYRRHDNGWWYPLAAFGAGVVIGGAIAAPPRYAEPRYAEPRLPQRHVSWCYDQYRSYRAWDNSFQPYGGSRQQCYSPYY
- a CDS encoding virulence factor: MADRIIVYWRDIPAQVIIKQGRKSAKRELSLRFTEAIDMCAMRTGAAETDDYLAEWRKADPVPVSDDLEAEADTAAAELEAAYDRERLVALVKAGGRENA
- a CDS encoding methylenetetrahydrofolate reductase C-terminal domain-containing protein — translated: MPDPKVVTGNAQPAKKAASGAYTPTNVSPSRRSRHKYTVRLWAVRHSRFLEWFYNRFADMFLMLHPLWNAIGYGRVERPVTFVERHVKGFLFDCRMCGQCALSSTGMSCPMNCPKQLRNGPCGGVRANGNCEVEPDMPCVWVQAWKGSQNMEKGNAIMNVQKPVNQSLRETSSWLRVTAEAAASAAARKEGQ
- a CDS encoding methylenetetrahydrofolate reductase, which gives rise to MSPDINPFDPSAPLDPLPGHSSRGRLERVLRRSEFAVTAELNPPDSANPQDVYERAAIFDGWVDGINAVDASGANCHMSSVGICALLTRMGYAPIMQIACRDKNRIAIQGDVLGASAMGVQNIMCLTGDGVQAGDQPGAKPVFDLDCMSLLETVRIMRDNSKFLSGRKLTTPPHVFLGAAINPFAPPYDFRPYRLAKKIEAGAQFVQSQYCFDVPMFREYMKKVRDLGLHEKCFILVGVGPMASAKTARWIRSNVPGIHIPDSVITRLEGAQDQKKEGKQLCIDIINEVKEIEGVSGVHVMAYRQEEYVAEIVHESGVLKGRKPWKHEATPTETLVAERLGHLREGIEENQQRMAEAAAHHPH